A genomic window from Fusarium keratoplasticum isolate Fu6.1 chromosome 15, whole genome shotgun sequence includes:
- a CDS encoding HET domain-containing protein, producing the protein MDTPQDQYHYMPLPRQGWFRLLTIEPAEASQVISCRLDHYEIDSSASYEAISYTWGDEKSTKSMLVNGKPFHLRPNLFSAFQAMRNANTPRTIWVDAICINQGDISERNNQVRQMNDIYSKAEVVNVWLGESTESSDIGIDFLKKFHSLMFQDRKERMPIVGSTLEPGAKSSAYPRSIESYSEVYEPILSHDCLVSGLDHAVALLSRLWWKRMWTLQESVLCPRVLCWCGTETFPIHYLYDLSYFIYFSVNFNCWKGSAIDPEVSLRAVWRAADLSQRLKTRRGIRVALALDSTWNRAASDPKDKVIGLLGLVGRRPDLEPDYSWPVEKVYRVAMRAALVEDGNLDCLGLISEDRQSRNEKLNSWVPDFGAHNEPFSDYITSLTKPIFSPRPYDASLRDNFSPSIRTENDDSTLVLKGLVVDSVQKVGEKAPGWKGQDSSKWADTMRSVLGRWRSLLPGAGYYPTGEEYHQSFWRTVLVDLKQGEHPNPSSAIGPQRLDDLEKQELIRLDTSEGLENLLNTWAACIQIEYRQLRLIEQFNRRFFITATGYFGLGPTELEPDDAICILLGGGVAYALRENGDSWRYIGECYVHGIMDGEIIQAMTVKSFREFRIV; encoded by the exons ATGGACACCCCACAAGATCAATATCACTACATGCCCCTGCCTAGACAAGGGTGGTTCCGGCTGCTTACCATCGAGCCAGCAGAGGCCTCACAGGTCATTTCATGCAGGCTTGACCACTATGAAATAGACAGTTCTGCCTCATATGAAGCCATTTCATATACTTGGGGCGACGAGAAGTCAACAAAGTCCATGctcgtcaatggcaagcCGTTCCATCTCCGACCAAATCTATTCTCTGCTTTTCAGGCCATGCGTAATGCCAACACCCCGCGCACCATTTGGGTTGACGCCATTTGCATCAACCAAGGCGATATCTCGGAAAGAAATAACCAAGTCCGGCAGATGAACGACATTTactccaaggccgaggttgtAAACGTCTGGCTTGGCGAGTCAACAGAAAGCTCAGATATCGGCATCGACTTCCTGAAAAAGTTTCATTCGCTCATGTTTCAAGACCGAAAAGAACGTATGCCAATTGTTGGGTCCACACTCGAGCCTGGAGCCAAGTCTTCTGCCTATCCTCGCTCCATCGAGTCATACAGCGAAGTTTACGAACCCATTCTATCCCACGACTGTCTTGTCTCCGGTTTAGACCACGCAGTTGCTCTTCTATCCAGACTCTGGTGGAAAAGGATGTGGACCTTGCAAGAGAGCGTCCTCTGTCCAAGAGTATTATGCTGGTGTGGCACAGAAACATTTCCGATCCATTATCTTTATGACCTATCATACTTTATCTACTTCTCTGTCAACTTCAATTGCTGGAAAGGGTCTGCGATTGACCCCGAGGTTTCACTGAGAGCAGTTTGGAGAGCTGCAGATCTCAGCCAGCGTCTGAAGACCAGAAGAGGCATTCGAGTGGCTTTGGCTCTCGATTCCACTTGGAATCGAGCGGCATCGGATCCAAAGGATAAGGTCATTGGACTTTTGGGTTTGGTAGGTCGTCGCCCTGACCTCGAACCTGATTATTCTTGGCCTGTTGAAAAGGTCTATAGAGTGGCTATGCGAGCGGCGTTGGTCGAAGATGGAAACCTTGACTGTCTTGGATTAATATCGGAAGACAGACAATCGAGGAATGAGAAGCTCAACTCTTGGGTCCCGGATTTTGGGGCTCACAATGAACCATTCTCCGACTACATAACCTCGTTAACGAAACCCATCTTTTCACCACGACCTTATGACGCGTCGCTTCGCGACAACTTCTCGCCCTCCATCAGAACAGAAAACGATGATTCGACTCTGGTGTTGAAGGGACTAGTTGTTGATTCGGTTCAGAAAGTTGGCGAGAAAGCGCCAGGTTGGAAGGGCCAAGACAGCAGCAAGTGGGCAGACACCATGCGCTCCGTGTTAGGCAGATGGCGTTCTCTCTTACCTGGCGCTGGTTATTATCCCACTGGCGAGGAATATCATCAATCTTTTTGGAGGACGGTCCTGGTAGACCTCAAGCAGGGCGAGCATCCGAACCCGTCAAGTGCCATCGGGCCGCAAAGACTCGATGATCTAGAAAAACAGGAGTTAATTCGGCTCGACACGTCTGAAGGGCTTGAAAATCTTCTGAACACTTGGGCCGCTTGCATTCAGATTGAATATCGGCAGCTGCGTCTTATTGAGCAATTTAACAGGCGATTCTTTATCACTGCTACTGGCTACTTTGGCCTGGGACCGACTGAACTCGAGCCTGACGACGCTATTTGcattcttcttggcgggGGTGTTGCGTATGCTCTCAGGGAAAATGGAGATAGTTGGCGCTACATTGGTGAATG CTACGTTCACGGGATTATGGATGGGGAGATTATACAAGCCATGACTGTTAAGTCATTTCGGGAGTTCAGAATTGTGTAG